CGGCAAAAGTGCCGGTCATGCAGTCAATGCCAGATTCTTCTGCCGCCCCAAAGCCCGGCCCGGTTAGTGCCTCGGCAGGTGTGATCGATTCCAGCGACGAATATAATTTCCTGGAGTTGTATTATTACGGACCCGACTACCAAGGGATTTACGATGTGTACGACCCCTGGGACATCTACCCCGACCAGGAGGGCGATTCCCGGGAGCGGGATAACGACAGCCGCGACAGCCAGGAGCGGGATGCCAGGGAGGAGTGATCGCTACGGATTATAATATGCTCGCCAGATTATTCGGTTTCTATTCGGCCTTCAACAAAAAAGAAAGGCTGGTATTCTGGCTGATCATGCTGTCCTGCGTTTTTGACGGAATGACCCAGGGGGTGCTTCTGCTGCAGGAGACCATAGCCAAGAAAGCCATGGCTGCCAGCGATTTTCAGATATCAGTCATCGGATTGCTGGCCAACGCCACCATGCTGCTGTCGCTGGTGGTCAGTTTTTTCTTCAGCAACCGCAGCAAGAAATGGATCCTGATCCCGGGGATGATATTGGGCCGGCTGATCTTCATCCTGGCCTTCCTGCTGGAAGGGGCCAATCTTTTCCTGTTATTGCTGTTCTTTTACTATTCCCTGTATGCCGTCCAGGGCCCCATAATAAATTCATTCTATCAGAAGCACATCGCCCAGAAGAAGGGCCAGGTGTTCGGGCTGACCCGGATGGTGCTGATGGTCTTCTCCATGGCCACCTCCCTGATAGTGGGGCGCCTGCTGGATCTTTCCCCGCAGCTGTACAAGCCCATCCTGATGAGCATCGCCGTCACCGGGGGGATCACCTATCTGCTGTTCATCGTCATAGACTCACACATCGCCTACCGCCCGGAATCAAAATACCGGATGAGGCGCACCGCCCGCGACCTGAAGGTGATGTTCAAACGCACCGATTTTTTGATGTTCGAACTGGCTTTCATGACTTACGGGCTGGCCTTCATGGTGATGGTTCCGGCGGTGCCGCTATTCATGTTGAATCAGCTGAAATTCAGTTATTCCCAAATGGCCCAGGCCAAGGGGGTGTTCGCCCAGATTTTTATGTTAGCCCTGATGCCCCTGGCCGGGATGATATTCGACCGGATCAATCTATGGAAGATAGCGGCCATCTCCTATGCCATCATGGTGGGATACCCCCTGCTGATGCTTCTCTCCAGTCTTTATCAAAGCAGGATACTGGCCTATGCCAGTCTGTGCTTCTTCTCTCTGGGCCTGACCGGCGTCGTCATGTTGTGGAACCTGGGCTCCCTGCACTTTGCCGGAAACCGGGATTCCCTGGTGTACCAGGGGCTGCATGTGACCCTGACCGGGGTCCGGGGATTCCTGGGTCCGCTTTTGGGATATTACCTGCTTTCCCGGGTAAGCTACCAAGCGGATTTTATTTTGGCCATGATCCTGTTCGCCGGAGCCTCGGGGATGAGCCTCTATTTTAAAAGAAAATACAGCCAAGTATTCGCTAAAATATGAAAAATAATAAAAAACAGGTTATAGTTATCGGCCTGACCGGCGGGGCCGGCTCGGGGAAAAGCACCGTGGCTAAGGTTTTCCAAAGGCAGGGGGCCTGTATCATTGATGCCGATAAGCTGGGACATCAAATGCTGGATAAAAAATCACCCTGCTTTGCCAAAGTTATAAAAGCTTTCGGCCCCGGCATATTGTTGGGTAAAAACAGCATCGACCGCGGCCGGCTGGCAGAAATGGTCTTCTCCGATCCGGTAAAACTACGCCGTCTGAATCGCATCGCGCACCCCGCCCTTTTAAGGGAGATAGATAAGAATATCCTTCTCTGCCGGGAAAAATATTCCGCCAGGCCGATAGTGATTGACGCCGCCCTGATCGTGCAATGGGGTCTGGAGAAAAAACTGGACCGATTGGTAATGGTGGATTCCCCCAAAAA
This genomic window from Candidatus Edwardsbacteria bacterium RifOxyA12_full_54_48 contains:
- a CDS encoding dephospho-CoA kinase is translated as MKNNKKQVIVIGLTGGAGSGKSTVAKVFQRQGACIIDADKLGHQMLDKKSPCFAKVIKAFGPGILLGKNSIDRGRLAEMVFSDPVKLRRLNRIAHPALLREIDKNILLCREKYSARPIVIDAALIVQWGLEKKLDRLVMVDSPKKLRLFRVMDRGVPKDRALRILASQMPVSQIKKKADIVIPNNGTIVQLKEKAALAWRRLAEENVILK